In Bosea sp. (in: a-proteobacteria), one DNA window encodes the following:
- a CDS encoding TIGR01459 family HAD-type hydrolase: MSPSGIASTLPLSGFSEIADRFDLCLCDVWGVVHNGVAAYRDALTALTRMRERGTSVVLVTNAPRPAEVIVGQLDRFGVPRAAWDAIVTSGDVCRLLIRERAGEPVFRLGPDRDLPLIAGLDVRETGPDEAAYVLCTGLFDDETETAASYADLLAGFAARGLPLICANPDLVVERGGRIVPCAGAIGLAYEEIGGRTIYAGKPHRPIYEAAVAAAEAARGSPLARDRICAVGDALRTDIAGADAFGVTGIMVLAGIHAQDLMQASWDERHGWFRRQAHRPAYAMPHLTW; the protein is encoded by the coding sequence GTGTCGCCATCGGGGATCGCTTCAACCCTTCCGCTTTCGGGCTTTTCCGAGATCGCGGACCGTTTCGATCTCTGCCTGTGCGATGTCTGGGGCGTGGTCCATAACGGCGTGGCGGCCTATCGCGACGCCCTCACGGCGCTGACGCGGATGCGCGAGCGCGGCACGAGCGTCGTCCTCGTCACCAATGCGCCGCGCCCGGCCGAGGTGATCGTCGGCCAGCTCGATCGCTTCGGCGTGCCGCGCGCGGCCTGGGATGCGATCGTCACCTCCGGCGATGTCTGCCGCCTGCTGATCCGCGAGCGCGCCGGCGAGCCGGTGTTCCGCCTCGGCCCCGACCGCGACCTGCCGCTGATCGCCGGGCTCGACGTGCGTGAGACCGGCCCCGACGAGGCGGCCTATGTGCTCTGCACCGGGCTGTTCGACGACGAGACGGAGACGGCGGCAAGCTATGCCGATCTGCTCGCCGGCTTCGCCGCGCGCGGGCTTCCGCTGATCTGCGCCAATCCCGACCTCGTCGTCGAGCGCGGCGGGCGCATCGTTCCCTGCGCCGGCGCGATCGGGCTCGCCTATGAGGAGATCGGCGGGCGGACGATCTATGCCGGCAAGCCGCACCGGCCGATCTACGAGGCGGCGGTGGCGGCCGCCGAAGCCGCCCGCGGCAGCCCGCTCGCCCGCGACAGAATCTGCGCCGTGGGCGATGCGCTCCGCACCGACATCGCCGGCGCCGATGCCTTCGGCGTGACGGGGATCATGGTGCTGGCCGGCATCCACGCCCAGGACCTGATGCAAGCCTCATGGGACGAGCGCCACGGCTGGTTTCGCCGGCAGGCGCATCGCCCGGCCTATGCGATGCCGCATCTCACCTGGTGA
- a CDS encoding response regulator: protein MALDPSMPILVVDDYQTMVRIIRNLLKQLGFENVDDASDGSSAIEKMRDKKYGLVISDWNMEPMTGFELLRKVREEEALAETPFIIVTAESRTENVVAAKKAGVSNYIVKPFNAQMLKTKIESVCAAA, encoded by the coding sequence ATGGCTCTCGATCCATCCATGCCGATCCTCGTCGTCGACGATTACCAGACGATGGTCCGCATCATCCGCAATTTGCTGAAACAGCTCGGCTTCGAGAATGTCGACGATGCCTCGGACGGCTCGAGCGCCATCGAGAAGATGCGCGACAAGAAATACGGGCTGGTGATCTCCGACTGGAACATGGAGCCGATGACCGGCTTCGAGCTGCTCCGGAAGGTGCGCGAGGAGGAGGCGCTGGCGGAAACGCCCTTCATCATCGTCACCGCCGAATCGCGGACCGAGAACGTCGTCGCCGCGAAGAAGGCCGGCGTCAGCAACTACATCGTAAAGCCGTTCAACGCGCAGATGCTGAAGACGAAGATCGAATCGGTCTGCGCCGCCGCATAG
- a CDS encoding bifunctional riboflavin kinase/FAD synthetase, which translates to MPSPVDLPPREEPAAVVLDLAKPLPDALRGAVLALGNFDGVHRGHAELARVAAALAAERGTRPAAFTFEPHPRSVFRPDEPVFRLTSPQLKLELLAEAGLARVFVLPFDREIAALTAESFVDDLLIGRLGAAGLVCGYDFHFGKGRAGSPEMLEARGLAAGIPVEVVPPFAWRGEPVSSTLIRTALEEGDVARAAAFLGRPWIVRGVIGHGDKRGRDLGFPTANMQLARDCRLRHGIYAVRMKIDGVWHDGAASFGRRPTFDDGAPRLETFVFDFSGDLYGRRVDVAFVDWLRGEEKFASLEALIAQMDADCARARAILAKTPPFLP; encoded by the coding sequence ATGCCATCCCCCGTCGATCTGCCGCCGCGCGAGGAGCCGGCGGCCGTGGTTCTCGACCTCGCCAAGCCGCTTCCCGATGCCCTGCGCGGCGCCGTCCTGGCGCTGGGCAATTTCGATGGCGTCCATCGCGGCCATGCCGAGCTCGCGCGCGTGGCCGCGGCGCTCGCCGCCGAGCGCGGCACCCGGCCGGCCGCCTTCACCTTCGAGCCGCATCCGCGCAGCGTCTTCCGCCCCGACGAGCCGGTCTTCCGGCTGACCTCGCCGCAGCTCAAGCTGGAGCTGCTCGCCGAGGCGGGTCTCGCCCGGGTCTTCGTCCTACCCTTCGACCGCGAGATCGCGGCGCTGACCGCCGAAAGCTTCGTCGACGACCTGCTGATCGGCAGGCTCGGCGCCGCAGGCCTCGTCTGCGGCTATGATTTCCATTTCGGCAAGGGCCGGGCCGGCTCGCCGGAGATGCTTGAGGCCCGCGGCCTCGCCGCCGGCATCCCGGTCGAGGTCGTGCCGCCCTTCGCCTGGCGGGGCGAGCCGGTCTCCTCGACGCTGATCCGCACGGCGCTGGAGGAAGGCGACGTCGCGCGCGCCGCCGCCTTCCTCGGCCGGCCCTGGATCGTGCGCGGGGTTATCGGCCATGGCGACAAGCGCGGCCGCGATCTGGGCTTCCCCACCGCCAACATGCAGCTTGCCCGCGATTGCCGCCTGCGCCACGGCATCTATGCGGTGCGGATGAAGATCGACGGCGTCTGGCATGACGGCGCAGCCAGCTTCGGCCGCCGCCCGACCTTCGACGACGGCGCGCCCCGGCTGGAGACCTTCGTCTTCGATTTCTCCGGCGATCTCTATGGCCGGCGCGTCGACGTCGCCTTCGTCGACTGGCTGCGCGGCGAGGAGAAATTCGCTTCGCTCGAAGCGCTGATAGCCCAGATGGATGCCGACTGCGCCCGCGCGCGGGCGATCCTGGCCAAGACACCGCCCTTCCTTCCGTAG
- the ileS gene encoding isoleucine--tRNA ligase: MTDKTKTAEAAKPAGEGVDYSQTLFLPRTEFPMRAGLPQREPELLDRWARIDLYRKLREAGKARDRFVLHDGPPYANGNIHIGHALNKVLKDLVTRSQQMLGYDSNYVPGWDCHGLPIEWKIEEQYRAKGLNKDDVPVVEFRKECRAFAEHWVDVQREEFKRLGVEGDWDHPYLTMAYSAEAQIARELMKFAETGQLYRGSKPVMWSVVEKTALAEAEVEYEEHVSDTVYVAFPVLNAPAALTGSAIVIWTTTPWTIPGNRAISFSNRIAYGLYKVTAAPENNWAKVGATYILARNLAESVFKAAKVEAFELIADVSDAELAALAAAHPLRGRGYDFDVPLLDGDHVTDDAGTGFVHTAPGHGREDFDIWMANGRGLAGRGIETRIPYTVDADGRFTKEAPGFEGAQVITDKGEKGNANDVVIKALAEAGNIIARGRLKHQYPHSWRSKKPVIFRNTPQWFIAMDKAVDTLGNRTLREVALGAIRETEWVPAAGENRITGMIANRPDWVVSRQRAWGVPITVFVEKETKAILVDAGVNAAIADAFEAEGADAWFTDLDGARFLTPFGYDPARYERVTDVLDVWFDSGSTHAFTLERRDDLRARRRGEGGKDRVMYLEGSDQHRGWFHSSLLESCGTRGRAPYDIVLTHGFCLDEKGEKMSKSKGNVTAPQDVIKDSGADILRLWVAAADYSDDLRIGKEILKTFVETYRKLRNTMRWMLGTLAHFSEDVRVCDPQTMPELERLMLHRLAELGPQVEEAYRTYDYKKVVFLLSQFMNTELSAFYFDVRKDALYCDPLSSHIRKSALTVVDHLFRCLTTWLAPILVFTAEEAWLDRYPDQKAGEGSVHLERFVAAEARWLDPELAERWGKIRRVRRVVTGALELERAAKRLGSSLEAAPQVFVADTDLRAALSGVDLAEICITSGIRVESGDGPADAFRLAEVPGVAVVPHRAAGIKCARSWKYFDPATADPAYPQVTPRDAKALKELGVGG, from the coding sequence ATGACCGACAAGACGAAGACCGCCGAAGCTGCAAAGCCCGCAGGTGAGGGCGTCGATTATTCCCAGACGCTGTTCCTGCCCAGGACCGAGTTCCCGATGCGCGCCGGCCTGCCCCAGCGCGAACCGGAGCTGCTCGACCGCTGGGCGAGGATCGATCTCTACCGCAAGCTGCGCGAGGCCGGGAAAGCCCGGGACCGTTTCGTCCTGCATGACGGCCCGCCCTATGCCAACGGCAACATCCATATCGGGCACGCGCTCAACAAGGTGCTGAAGGACCTCGTCACGCGCTCGCAGCAGATGCTCGGCTACGATTCCAACTACGTGCCGGGCTGGGACTGCCACGGCCTGCCGATCGAGTGGAAGATCGAGGAGCAGTACCGCGCCAAGGGGCTGAACAAGGACGACGTCCCGGTCGTCGAGTTCCGCAAGGAATGCCGCGCCTTCGCCGAGCACTGGGTCGACGTCCAGCGCGAGGAGTTCAAGCGCCTCGGCGTCGAGGGCGACTGGGACCATCCCTATCTGACGATGGCCTATTCCGCGGAGGCGCAGATCGCCCGCGAGCTGATGAAGTTCGCCGAGACCGGCCAGCTCTACCGCGGCTCCAAGCCGGTGATGTGGTCGGTGGTCGAGAAGACCGCGCTGGCCGAGGCCGAGGTCGAATACGAGGAGCATGTCAGCGACACGGTCTATGTGGCGTTCCCGGTGCTGAACGCGCCGGCGGCGCTTACCGGATCGGCGATCGTCATCTGGACGACGACGCCCTGGACGATCCCCGGCAACCGCGCGATCTCCTTCTCGAACCGGATCGCCTACGGCCTCTACAAGGTCACGGCCGCGCCGGAGAACAACTGGGCCAAGGTCGGCGCCACCTATATCCTCGCCAGGAACCTCGCCGAGAGCGTCTTCAAGGCCGCCAAGGTCGAGGCGTTCGAGCTTATCGCGGATGTCTCCGACGCCGAGCTCGCCGCGCTGGCCGCCGCCCACCCCTTGCGCGGACGTGGCTACGATTTCGATGTGCCCCTCCTCGACGGCGACCATGTCACCGACGATGCCGGCACCGGCTTCGTCCATACCGCGCCGGGCCATGGCCGCGAGGACTTCGACATCTGGATGGCCAATGGCCGTGGGCTGGCCGGGCGCGGCATCGAGACCCGCATCCCCTACACCGTCGACGCCGACGGTCGCTTCACCAAGGAGGCGCCGGGCTTCGAGGGCGCGCAGGTCATCACCGACAAGGGTGAGAAGGGCAATGCCAACGACGTCGTCATCAAGGCGCTGGCCGAGGCCGGCAACATCATCGCGCGCGGGCGGCTGAAGCACCAGTATCCGCATTCGTGGCGCTCGAAGAAGCCGGTGATCTTCCGCAACACGCCGCAATGGTTCATCGCCATGGACAAGGCGGTCGATACGCTCGGCAATCGCACGCTGCGCGAGGTCGCGCTCGGGGCGATCAGGGAGACGGAGTGGGTTCCCGCCGCCGGCGAGAACCGCATCACCGGCATGATCGCCAACCGGCCGGACTGGGTCGTCTCGCGCCAGCGCGCCTGGGGCGTGCCGATCACCGTCTTCGTCGAGAAGGAGACCAAGGCGATCCTCGTCGATGCCGGGGTCAACGCCGCCATCGCCGACGCCTTCGAGGCGGAAGGCGCCGATGCCTGGTTCACCGATCTGGACGGCGCCCGCTTCCTCACCCCCTTCGGCTACGATCCGGCCCGCTACGAGCGCGTGACGGACGTGCTCGACGTCTGGTTCGATTCAGGCTCCACCCATGCCTTCACGCTGGAGCGGCGCGACGACCTGCGCGCCCGCCGGCGCGGCGAGGGCGGCAAGGACCGGGTGATGTATCTCGAAGGCTCCGACCAGCATCGCGGCTGGTTCCATTCGAGCCTTCTGGAAAGCTGCGGTACGCGCGGCCGCGCGCCCTACGACATCGTTCTCACCCATGGCTTCTGCCTGGACGAGAAGGGCGAGAAGATGTCGAAGTCGAAGGGCAACGTCACCGCGCCCCAGGACGTCATCAAGGATTCCGGCGCCGACATCCTGCGCCTGTGGGTCGCGGCGGCGGATTATTCCGACGATCTGCGCATCGGCAAGGAGATCCTCAAGACCTTCGTCGAGACCTATCGCAAGCTGCGCAACACCATGCGCTGGATGCTCGGCACGCTCGCCCATTTCAGCGAGGACGTCCGCGTCTGCGACCCCCAGACCATGCCGGAGCTGGAGCGGCTGATGCTGCATCGCCTCGCCGAGCTCGGCCCGCAGGTCGAGGAAGCCTATCGCACCTATGACTACAAGAAGGTGGTGTTCCTGCTCTCGCAGTTCATGAACACCGAGCTCTCGGCCTTCTATTTCGACGTGCGCAAGGACGCGCTCTATTGCGACCCGCTGTCGAGCCATATCCGCAAGAGCGCGCTGACCGTCGTCGATCATCTCTTCCGCTGTCTCACGACCTGGCTCGCGCCGATCCTGGTCTTCACCGCCGAGGAAGCCTGGCTCGACCGTTATCCGGACCAGAAGGCGGGCGAGGGCTCGGTCCATCTCGAGCGCTTCGTCGCGGCCGAGGCCCGTTGGCTCGATCCGGAGCTCGCCGAGCGCTGGGGCAAGATCCGCCGCGTGCGCCGCGTCGTCACCGGCGCGCTCGAATTGGAGCGGGCCGCCAAGCGCCTCGGCTCCTCGCTGGAGGCGGCGCCGCAGGTCTTCGTCGCCGATACCGATCTGCGTGCCGCGCTCTCCGGCGTCGATCTGGCCGAGATCTGCATCACCTCCGGCATCCGGGTCGAGAGCGGCGATGGACCGGCCGACGCCTTCCGCCTCGCGGAGGTGCCGGGCGTCGCGGTCGTGCCGCATCGTGCCGCCGGCATCAAATGCGCCCGCTCATGGAAATATTTCGATCCCGCGACGGCCGATCCGGCCTATCCGCAGGTGACGCCGCGCGATGCGAAGGCCCTGAAGGAGCTGGGGGTGGGGGGCTGA
- a CDS encoding pitrilysin family protein, whose amino-acid sequence MNIHAGRTGQAAPVETFRLANGLDVVAVQDRRAPVVTHMVWYRNGSADDPAGRSGIAHFLEHLMFKGTERWPAGAFSKIVAGFGGQENAFTSFDYTAYFQRVPKAHLRAMMDYEADRMTGLSFDEEVVAPERDVVLEERRMRVDADPAAQLGEEFSASLFFHHPYGTPIIGWEHEIERLSRDDAFAYYQRFYTPENAILVVAGDTDGAQVRALAEETYGRIAARGAAPVRCRPIEPEPRACRRVQLNDPRVQQPSLRRGWLTPTYMAGESDEVLALELVAEILGGGTTSRLYRRLCVEAELAAGASAYFMGSMVDRAAFQLSVSPRPGVAMAALEAGLDAALAAFLADGPSELELARARTRLVAETVFARDNQSSLARIFGAALAVGETVEDVLAWPGRIEAVGRDAVVEAARRYLKSDRSVTGLLLPA is encoded by the coding sequence GTGAATATCCATGCGGGCCGGACCGGGCAGGCGGCGCCGGTCGAAACCTTCCGGTTGGCCAACGGCCTCGATGTCGTGGCCGTGCAGGACCGGCGTGCGCCGGTCGTCACGCATATGGTCTGGTATCGCAACGGCTCGGCCGACGATCCGGCCGGCCGCTCGGGCATCGCGCATTTCCTCGAGCATCTGATGTTCAAGGGTACGGAGCGCTGGCCGGCCGGCGCCTTCTCCAAGATCGTCGCCGGCTTCGGCGGCCAGGAGAACGCCTTCACATCCTTCGACTACACCGCCTATTTCCAGCGCGTGCCCAAGGCGCATCTGCGCGCCATGATGGACTACGAGGCCGACCGGATGACGGGCCTCTCCTTCGACGAGGAGGTGGTTGCTCCGGAGCGCGACGTGGTGCTGGAGGAGCGGCGCATGCGCGTCGATGCCGATCCGGCCGCCCAGCTCGGCGAGGAATTCTCGGCATCGCTCTTCTTCCATCACCCCTACGGCACGCCGATCATCGGCTGGGAGCACGAGATCGAGCGGCTGAGCCGCGACGACGCCTTCGCCTATTACCAGCGCTTCTACACGCCCGAGAACGCGATCCTCGTCGTCGCCGGCGACACCGATGGCGCGCAGGTGCGCGCGCTCGCCGAGGAGACCTATGGCAGGATCGCCGCCCGCGGCGCAGCACCCGTGCGCTGCCGCCCGATCGAGCCCGAGCCGCGCGCCTGCCGCCGCGTTCAGCTCAACGATCCGCGGGTGCAGCAGCCCTCGCTGCGCCGCGGCTGGCTGACCCCGACCTACATGGCCGGCGAAAGCGACGAGGTGCTCGCGCTCGAGCTCGTGGCCGAGATCCTCGGCGGTGGCACCACCTCGCGGCTCTATCGCAGGCTCTGCGTCGAGGCGGAGCTCGCGGCCGGCGCCAGCGCCTATTTCATGGGCTCGATGGTCGACCGCGCCGCCTTCCAGCTCTCGGTCAGCCCGCGCCCCGGCGTCGCGATGGCGGCGCTGGAAGCCGGGCTCGACGCCGCGCTTGCGGCCTTCCTTGCTGACGGGCCGAGCGAGCTGGAGCTGGCGCGGGCCCGCACCCGGCTCGTCGCCGAGACGGTCTTCGCCCGCGACAACCAGTCCTCGCTCGCCCGCATCTTCGGCGCGGCGCTGGCGGTAGGAGAGACGGTCGAGGACGTGCTCGCCTGGCCGGGGCGCATCGAGGCCGTCGGCCGCGACGCGGTCGTCGAGGCGGCGCGCCGCTATCTGAAGTCCGACCGCAGCGTCACCGGCCTCTTGCTGCCGGCCTGA
- a CDS encoding pitrilysin family protein — MNAPIPTPTLDTAGPAIAVKTVRSPGGVEAWLVEEHSLPLIAVDFAFDGGAGCDPDDAAGSAYLISGLLDEGAGDLDAEAFQGRMADHAIDLGFEARRDDFHGHLQTLSTHRDTAFDLLALALNEPRFDADAVARVRAQIIAGLQRQAQNPEAMCRNALYAAAFPGHPYGRPEKGDIDSVSRLEAPALKALMPALLDRGGLKIVVVGDITESELAQRLDPLFGGLSKSAPRPRPAKPLPIQGLGQTHLIDLDVPQTVLRFVGPGLMWDDPDFIPASVLNHILGGSAFTSRLFMEVREKRGLAYGVSSSLVPLRESAMLVGGTATRNDRAALAMQVIREEMGKLAEDGPTEHEVEEAKRYIVGSYPLRFDTSPKIAGELLHLALRGDGPDFLARRNGLFATVTLDDVKRVARRLFGNPDLLVQAVGRPVGLV, encoded by the coding sequence ATGAACGCCCCCATTCCGACACCGACGCTCGATACGGCCGGGCCCGCCATCGCCGTCAAGACCGTCCGCTCGCCCGGCGGCGTCGAAGCCTGGCTGGTCGAGGAGCACAGCCTGCCGCTGATCGCGGTCGATTTCGCCTTCGACGGCGGCGCCGGCTGCGATCCGGACGATGCCGCCGGCAGCGCCTATCTCATCTCCGGCCTGCTCGACGAGGGCGCCGGCGATCTCGATGCCGAGGCCTTCCAGGGCCGGATGGCCGACCACGCGATCGATCTCGGCTTCGAGGCCCGCCGCGACGATTTCCACGGCCATCTCCAGACGCTCTCGACGCATCGCGACACCGCCTTCGACCTGCTGGCGCTGGCGCTCAATGAGCCGCGCTTCGATGCCGACGCCGTCGCCCGCGTCCGCGCCCAGATCATCGCCGGGCTGCAGCGCCAGGCGCAGAACCCTGAAGCGATGTGCCGCAACGCGCTCTATGCCGCGGCCTTTCCGGGCCATCCTTACGGCCGGCCGGAAAAGGGCGACATCGACAGCGTCTCCCGGCTGGAGGCGCCGGCCCTGAAGGCGCTGATGCCGGCGCTGCTCGATCGCGGCGGCTTGAAGATCGTCGTGGTCGGGGACATCACGGAGAGCGAGCTCGCCCAGCGCCTCGATCCGCTCTTCGGCGGCCTGTCCAAGAGCGCGCCGCGCCCGCGCCCGGCAAAGCCCCTGCCGATCCAGGGGCTGGGCCAGACCCATCTCATCGATCTCGACGTGCCGCAGACCGTGCTGCGCTTCGTCGGGCCGGGGCTGATGTGGGACGACCCCGATTTCATCCCGGCGAGCGTGCTGAACCACATCCTCGGCGGCTCGGCCTTCACCTCGCGGCTGTTCATGGAGGTGCGCGAGAAGCGCGGCCTCGCCTATGGCGTCTCCTCGAGCCTCGTGCCGCTGCGCGAGAGCGCCATGCTGGTCGGCGGCACCGCCACCCGCAACGACCGCGCCGCGCTGGCGATGCAGGTGATCCGCGAGGAGATGGGCAAGCTCGCGGAGGACGGCCCGACCGAGCACGAGGTCGAGGAGGCCAAGCGCTACATCGTCGGCTCCTATCCGCTGCGCTTCGACACCTCGCCCAAGATCGCCGGCGAATTGCTGCACCTGGCGCTGCGCGGCGACGGGCCGGATTTCCTCGCCCGCCGCAACGGCCTCTTCGCCACTGTTACGCTCGACGACGTGAAGCGCGTCGCGCGGCGCCTCTTCGGCAACCCGGACCTGCTCGTGCAGGCGGTCGGCAGGCCGGTCGGGCTGGTCTGA
- a CDS encoding glucose-6-phosphate isomerase, giving the protein MLQQSFDLALESSVGEGGIPDAAFDKALADLEPALARLRAQAKDGSLPLLKLPGDTADLAPVKAAAARLKSGGTTDVLVLGTGGSSLGGQTLAQLTGYGIAGLSQFAPDPRVHFIDNLDPATYAALLAKLPLRTTKFVAISKSGGTGETLLQAIAAIEALRGAHLTDREIGEHFQGLSEPARPGKLHPLRALLEPFGTPFLEHHTDVGGRYSVMTNCGLLPAAVLGLDIKALRHGAGRAVAPLFAGKGVRETPAAVGAALHLSAMRSGKNIAVLMPYADKLALLTRWWMQLWAESLGKDGKGTQPVGALGPVDQHSQQQLYLAGPKDRFFTVITTDVKGKGPRIDAGLAEKIGQADFAGKTIGDLVAAQGVAMIDTFARNGCAVRRFHVARIDEASHGEMLMHFMLETILTGYAMGVDPFDQPAVEEAKLLAKRYLAEGRA; this is encoded by the coding sequence ATGCTTCAGCAAAGCTTCGATCTCGCGCTCGAATCCAGCGTCGGCGAGGGCGGCATTCCCGATGCGGCCTTCGACAAGGCGCTGGCTGATCTCGAACCGGCGCTGGCGAGGCTGCGCGCGCAGGCGAAGGACGGCTCGCTCCCGCTCCTGAAGCTGCCGGGCGACACCGCCGATCTCGCACCGGTGAAGGCCGCCGCCGCGCGGCTGAAATCCGGCGGCACCACCGACGTTCTGGTGCTCGGCACCGGCGGTTCCAGCCTCGGCGGCCAGACGCTGGCGCAGCTCACCGGCTACGGCATCGCCGGGCTTTCGCAGTTCGCCCCCGATCCGCGCGTGCATTTCATCGACAATCTCGACCCGGCGACCTATGCGGCGCTGCTGGCGAAGCTGCCGCTCAGGACGACGAAGTTCGTCGCGATCTCGAAATCCGGCGGCACCGGCGAGACGCTGCTGCAGGCGATCGCGGCGATCGAGGCGCTGCGCGGCGCCCATCTCACCGATCGTGAGATCGGCGAGCATTTCCAGGGGCTCTCCGAGCCGGCCAGACCCGGCAAGCTGCACCCCTTGCGCGCGCTGCTCGAACCCTTCGGCACACCCTTCCTCGAGCATCATACCGATGTCGGCGGGCGCTATTCGGTAATGACCAATTGCGGCCTGCTGCCGGCCGCCGTGCTGGGCCTCGACATCAAGGCGCTCAGGCACGGCGCAGGCCGGGCGGTGGCGCCGCTCTTCGCCGGCAAGGGCGTCCGCGAGACGCCGGCGGCGGTCGGCGCGGCGCTGCATCTTTCCGCGATGCGCTCGGGCAAGAATATAGCGGTTCTGATGCCCTATGCCGACAAGCTCGCGCTGCTCACCCGCTGGTGGATGCAGCTCTGGGCCGAGAGCCTCGGCAAGGACGGAAAGGGCACGCAGCCCGTCGGCGCGCTCGGCCCCGTCGACCAGCATTCGCAGCAGCAGCTCTACCTCGCCGGGCCGAAGGACAGGTTCTTCACCGTCATCACGACCGATGTGAAGGGCAAGGGCCCACGGATCGATGCCGGTCTCGCGGAGAAGATCGGCCAGGCCGATTTCGCCGGCAAGACCATCGGCGACCTGGTGGCGGCGCAGGGCGTCGCGATGATCGACACCTTCGCCCGCAACGGCTGCGCGGTGCGCCGCTTCCATGTCGCGCGGATCGACGAGGCGAGCCATGGCGAGATGCTGATGCATTTCATGCTGGAGACGATTCTGACCGGCTACGCCATGGGCGTCGACCCCTTCGACCAGCCGGCGGTGGAGGAGGCCAAGCTCCTCGCCAAGCGCTATCTCGCCGAGGGGCGGGCTTGA